From the Astyanax mexicanus isolate ESR-SI-001 chromosome 9, AstMex3_surface, whole genome shotgun sequence genome, one window contains:
- the nlrc5 gene encoding NLR family, CARD domain containing 5 yields the protein MMEEVEDVVEVVAQEASIIVDILCGQKDKVLEQIYGLLDYNTQIQLKHLPSLRQKAVGIVEYFKTSNSDKCRKFLSNVWMFCENIPLDLEIKVLSVAGCLMETTSNHSIFPDTENSPRSRNAKRVCLDQMQSYTKAVKVFLQQKFERVTKDVSKEISLEETWVYLRHRNSARVREKSGSTQEREETLEHKESVESLLKTTGRVVVLLGQAGSGKTLLMHCLAQHWAQNSYPSIKLLFLLEFRQLNLVSQPLSLKDLLFRFFLPPEGGDEQSEALFNYILSNPEEICFIFDGYDEFGGKFTDPEKLPIPLSPYQELPMVDLLSGLCSYKILPKCTVLVTCRPRDVIDLFGSSAYFVAELLGFSQQQVKEYTEEYFQEKEGELKERAVSLLLSNRHLLFMSHVPALCHVCCVCLDHFLSKEKSQSPAELPTSLTQIYLHILSAFLNRCQGTENCENTTPLLLRYRSQIAELSKLAAYGLENSRIVFLAKELSTELMNFGANAGILSRMDLTCADGSRSLGCAFMHLTMQEFLTALHLMTSTGIPESELKRKLNLKSRWTTKTDPKTVFTDSLHLFMCGLAAEACTSTLALLEGSEDAVALVKTRQAAVLKILKGFVGTASQTGPKIVELCRCVHEAQDISLAKIVGSRARFELRNIRLYPVDMDALAFVTSAADQMVCLDFGGCSIELECLTIIPNCRTLEHVIFRSRKYDDKFAEALSTILPELHTLKQLEFISGGLTDTGTDKLVKALACCPQITHLDFSDNSLSDKSVRKIADLFPKLTGITSVRLGKNNITREGIFTLVEKMSAVHNIAKIHASGKKEINVLFTSNSHTASTSENDLNIAKVGSEISLTNFDVKLSHLDNLCSKLSGCSSLTVLNLSNNTLGNKGLKKLLNLLSRHETIQEINASNNGVDMDGLVHLSACLHSQKNLREVAASHNGEKKLNLKFSGSRDQGSELHLQKKFSLTESDVQPASMNRLCKNLAKCPHLVELDFSHGALQDDSVEKLLMFLPLMKSLQVLNISHVQMSTDGTLLFLRLLADCQHITAVELRPQGEAVVKFLQAKTQAATCKLMQYELNSDNVEKLSGILELCPHLANLDLSSNFLGDDGVKRFVDFLPRLRISNSVSLNNNRLSQLGALYVVNSLKICEKVVAVEVSLGAEEKALIRFGQENGTGKTLSLKECSFESDHWHRLLEILSSCKSQVKLQLSSSALDNQSQQFLLSKLAKLSSVQTLELRNNGLNAERIQNLLQQLCTGNDFRTIWIEEPWIKAEDAVCLVSSCLDLNPRTKDIRVEKTCFRVSLQGLPSSRAFHKNKEFSAVRSISFDDCEVEGQHLSSLKSYVQKCSSLLELHFSLLTMGTDGAEFLSSVLPSLENLKSLSFKSKGASIDEAVIYALQHTPKHLESLSLSNYVISDTGAAELGNALQSLTHIRSVNLSHSTGWTEAGGSNLVHGLVKCHSLEEIGLDSLQLNEESTVCLAQGLRSMTSLKKISLNKMALAPKDGSGVLCVLASLQALSRLEEIELEGLRMADRGMEELVKYIPKWTTLRKINLSQNLLSDQAGEMLVKALSHCKGLEQLLLLENSLGHGFAAKLGQILPTLAKLSELDLSVNQLGQKGCLSLCEGLVSLKALKKLRLTSIGTSDLTGVASCLKHCSSIEFVSLAWNKCGNDVALKLAEVLPQCTKLKKLDLEANNINTIGAKALAKCLESCPWIEIIRLWKNPIVKDDQILRDCRLNFSFFEAPF from the exons ATGATGGAGGAGGTGGAAGATGTTGTGGAGGTGGTGGCCCAGGAGGCTTCCATAATTGTGGACATTCTTTGTGGGCAGAAGGATAAAGTTTTGGAGCAGATCTATGGCCTGTTGGATTATAATACACAgatccagctcaagcacctgcccAGTCTCAGACAAAAGGCAGTGGGCATTGTGGAATATTTTAAGACCTCGAATTCTGATAAATGTCGCAAGTTTCTCAGCAATGTGTGGATGTTTTGTGAGAATATTCCCTTGGACCTGGAAATAAAGGTGTTGTCTGTAGCAGGATGTTTAATGG AAACAACATCAAACCACAGCATCTTTCCAGATACAGAAAATTCTCCCCGATCACGTAATGCAAAACGTGTATGCTTAG ATCAGATGCAGAGTTACACAAAGGCAGTGAAGGTGTTTCTGCAACAGAAATTTGAGAGGGTGACAAAGGATGTATCCAAGGAGATTTCCCTGGAAGAGACATGGGTGTATTTGAGGCACCGAAATTCTGCTCGAGTGAGAGAAAAATCTGGATCAACTCAGGAGAGGGAAGAAACTTTAGAGCACAAAGAGTCTGTTGAGTCTCTTCTGAAGACCACTGGTCGAGTTGTGGTGTTGTTGGGTCAGGCTGGTTCTGGTAAAACTCTGCTAATGCACTGCTTGGCCCAGCACTGGGCCCAAAACTCTTATCCATCTATTAAACTACTCTTCCTGCTGGAGTTCCGGCAACTCAATCTTGTGTCTCAGCCACTGTCCCTGAAAGACCTGCTGTTTCGATTTTTTCTTCCACCCGAGGGAGGTGATGAGCAAAGTGAGGCCTTGTTCAATTACATCCTCTCTAACCCAGAGGAAATCTGCTTCATATTTGATGGATATGATGAGTTTGGGGGAAAGTTCACAGATCCAGAGAAGCTTCCAATTCCTTTAAGCCCCTACCAAGAGCTGCCGATGGTCGATCTCCTGTCTGGGCTTTGTAGCTACAAGATCCTCCCTAAGTGCACTGTGCTGGTCACTTGCAGACCACGGGATGTGATTGATCTGTTTGGAAGTTCAGCTTATTTTGTTGCAGAGCTACTTGGATTCAGTCAACAACAAGTCAAGGAGTACACTGAGGAGTACTTCCAAGAAAAAGAAGGTGAACTTAAAGAAAGGGCAGTTAGTTTGCTTTTGAGCAACCGTCATCTACTCTTCATGTCTCATGTTCCTGCACTGTGCCACGTCTGCTGTGTCTGCTTAGATCACTTTCTGTCCAAAGAAAAATCACAGTCACCAGCAGAGCTCCCCACCTCTTTGACTCAGATTTACCTTCACATCTTATCTGCCTTTCTAAATCGTTGCCAGGGTACAGAAAACTGTGAAAATACCACACCTTTACTACTCAGGTACAGGTCTCAGATTGCTGAGCTGAGCAAACTTGCAGCATATGGGCTGGAAAACAGTCGCATAGTGTTCCTGGCAAAGGAACTGTCTACAGAGCTGATGAACTTTGGTGCCAATGCTGGAATTCTGTCTCGTATGGATCTCACATGTGCGGATGGATCCCGAAGCTTGGGCTGTGCCTTCATGCACCTCACCATGCAAGAGTTTCTGACTGCTTTGCATCTAATGACAAGCACTGGCATCCCAGAATCAGAGCTCAAGAGAAAGCTCAATCTGAAAAGCCGCTGGACCACCAAGACCGATCCCAAAACCGTGTTCACGGATTCCCTTCACTTGTTTATGTGCGGACTTGCTGCAGAGGCCTGCACTTCGACACTTGCTCTGCTGGAAGGAAGCGAAGATGCCGTGGCTTTGGTGAAAACCAGACAGGCTGCAGTTCTTAAGATTTTGAAGGGCTTTGTGGGCACTGCCAGCCAAACAGGTCCTAAGATTGTTGAGCTGTGCCGCTGTGTCCACGAAGCGCAAGACATCAGCTTGGCCAAGATCGTTGGTTCAAGAGCCAGGTTTGAGCTGCGCAATATTAGACTCTACCCGGTGGACATGGACGCGCTGGCGTTTGTTACCTCAGCTGCTGATCAGATGGTCTGTCTGGACTTTGGTGGCTGCTCCATTGAACTAGAATGTCTGACCATCATTCCCAACTGCAGGACTCTGGAACATGTCAT ttttcGTAGTCGGAAGTACGATGACAAGTTTGCTGAGGCCTTGTCTACCATCTTGCCAGAACTCCATACCCTGAAGCAGTTGGA GTTTATCAGTGGAGGCCTCACTGATACTGGCACTGATAAACTCGTCAAGGCGTTGGCATGCTGCCCACAGATCACACACCTCGA TTTCAGTGACAATTCCCTGTCAGACAAAAGTGTAAGAAAGATTGCAGATTTGTTCCCCAAACTGACAGGCATCACATCTGTCAG GTTGGGAAAGAACAACATCACCAGAGAGGGAATTTTTACACTTGTTGAAAAAATGTCTGCCGTTCACAACATTGCGAAAATCCATGCGAG tggaaaaaaggaaatcaatgtTCTCTTTACTTCAAACTCACATACAGCAAG CACAAGTGAAAATGACCTTAATATTGCTAAAGTCGGATCAGAAATAAG CTTGACCAACTTTGATGTTAAACTGAGTCATTTGGACAATCTGTGCAGCAAACTCAGTGGCTGCTCCTCTCTGACTGTTCTAAA TTTGTCTAACAACACCCTTGGTAACAAAGGTCTGAAAAAGCTGCTCAACCTTCTGTCTAGGCACGAGACCATTCAGGAAATCAA TGCCAGTAACAATGGAGTGGATATGGATGGATTagtgcatctctcagcttgtcttCATTCACAAAAAAACCTGAGAGAAGTAGCTGCTAG CCACAATGGAGAAAAGAAGTTGAATTTGAAGTTCAGTGGGAGCAG AGATCAAGGATCTGAATTGCACCTTCAAAAGAAATTCAG ctTAACCGAAAGTGATGTCCAACCTGCCAGCATGAATAGGCTGTGTAAGAATCTGGCAAAGTGCCCACATCTAGTAGAACTGGA CTTTTCCCATGGAGCCTTACAGGATGATTCTGTTGAGAAGCTCCTGATGTTTCTTCCACTAATGAAGTCTCTCCAGGTGTTAAA TATAAGTCATGTCCAGATGTCCACAGACGGTACTCTGTTATTTTTACGATTGCTTGCTGATTGTCAACACATCACAGCGGTAGAGCTCAG ACCTCAGGGAGAAGCAGTAGTCAAGTTTCTGCAAGCCAAGACACAGGCAGCAACATGCAA GCTTATGCAGTATGAGCTAAACAGTGACAATGTGGAGAAACTCTCAGGGATACTAGAACTCTGTCCTCACCTTGCTAATCTGGA TTTGTCCAGTAACTTCCTTGGAGATGATGGTGTGAAGCGATTTGTTGATTTTCTACCCAGGCTACGGATCTCCAACTCAGTGAG TCTAAACAACAACAGACTTTCCCAGCTTGGAGCTCTTTACGTGGTGAACTCATTGAAAATCTGTGagaaggtggttgctgtggaagTCAG TCTTGGTGCAGAGGAAAAGGCCCTGATTCGATTTGGGCAGGAGAATGGCACAGGCAAAACTCTGAG TCTAAAAGAGTGCAGTTTTGAGTCAGACCACTGGCACAGGCTTTTGGAAATTCTCAGCAGTTGCAAGAGTCAAGTTAAACTACA GTTGTCATCAAGTGCTTTGGACAATCAAAGCCAACAGTTCCTACTGAGTAAATTGGCCAAGCTGTCCTCTGTACAAACTCTAGA GCTAAGAAACAATGGTTTAAATGCTGAGAGGATTCAGAATTTGCTTCAGCAGCTCTGCACTGGAAATGACTTTAGGACTATCTG GATCGAGGAGCCGTGGATAAAAGCAGAAGATGCTGTTTGCCTTGTGTCCAGCTGTCTGGACCTCAACCCACGCACAAAAGACATCAG AGTTGAGAAAACATGTTTTCGTGTTTCTCTTCAAGGCCTCCCCTCCTCTAG AGCTTTTCACAAAAACAAGGAATTCTCTGCTGTGCGATCCATAAG CTTTGATGACTGTGAAGTGGAGGGGCAGCATTTGTCCTCACTGAAGTCATATGTACAGAAGTGTTCCTCCTTGCTGGAGCTACA TTTCTCTCTGTTGACAATGGGCACAGATGGAGCAGAGTTTCTTTCTTCAGTTCTGCCGTCTCTAGAGAATCTGAAGAGCCTTAG TTTTAAATCTAAAGGTGCCAGCATTGATGAAGCAGTAATATATGCATTACAGCATACGCCAAAACACCTGGAAAGTCTGAG tttgtcCAATTATGTAATCAGTGATACTGGAGCTGCAGAACTGGGGAATGCCCTGCAAAGTCTGACGCATATACGATCAGTCAA TCTCTCACACAGCACTGGCTGGACAGAAGCTGGAGGCAGTAATTTGGTTCATGGTCTGGTCAAGTGCCACTCTCTGGAAGAAATCGG GCTGGACTCGCTACAACTAAATGAAGAAAGCACAGTCTGCCTTGCCCAAGGACTTCGTTCCATGACTTCGCTTAAGAAGATCAG TCTGAATAAGATGGCCTTGGCCCCAAAGGATGGCAGTGGAGTTCTTTGTGTGTTGGCTAGTCTGCAGGCACTGAGTAGGCTGGAGGAAATAGA GTTGGAGGGGTTGAGAATGGCTGATCGAGGAATGGAGGAGCTTGTAAAGTACATCCCTAAGTGGACCACACTGAGGAAGATAAA TCTGTCACAAAACTTGTTGAGTGACCAAGCTGGAGAGATGCTGGTGAAGGCGTTGTCCCACTGCAAAGGACTGGAGCAGCTACT TCTCTTAGAAAACAGTCTTGGTCATGGTTTTGCTGCTAAACTGGGTCAGATTCTCCCAACTCTGGCCAAGCTGTCTGAACTGGA CCTGTCTGTGAACCAGCTGGGTCAAAAAGGCTGCCTGAGTCTTTGTGAAGGTCTGGTCAGTTTGAAGGCACTGAAAAAGCTACG tttGACCTCCATTGGAACATCAGACTTAACTGGTGTTGCTTCTTGTCTCAAACACTGCAGTTCTATAGAATTTGTCAG CTTGGCATGGAATAAGTGTGGAAATGACGTGGCACTGAAACTGGCTGAAGTTCTGCCACAGTGCACTAAACTGAAAAAGCTTGA TTTGGAGGCCAATAATATTAACACAATTGGAGCTAAGGCCTTGGCAAAATGCCTGGAATCCTGCCCTTGGATTGAAATCATCAG GCTTTGGAAGAATCCCATTGTAAAGGATGACCAGATTTTGAGAGACTGCAGGTTGAATTTCTCCTTCTTTGAAGCACCTTTCTGA